The DNA region GCCATTTCGGGCGTCATCTTTTACAAGCTTTTTGCTGCAAGATATATGGGACTTTTGAATCGGACCAGTAATTTTCTGAATGTAGTAGTTTAAACATGCTTAGGTGTAGGATACGAGAATGTGGATAATACCTTTTTACCACGTGTCACACGGCAATTACCCAATTCTGGGAGTGTCAAATGAGCGAGTTGGGTTGAAATTGACCcaatcaaaatgggctgaggtgATAAATGGATTGGACTAACATTGACCCAAAAGTTactgggcaattcgcagaattgcccttcttttggggtggtctttaaattttgtccctaatatttgaaatctttaagttttgcccttcggctaaaccccatgggttccaggttcgaacccccacacagtcaaaatttaaaaaaaaaatcgcaaggcagagtttaaattcgttatgcccccaccggcatacacttgtgaaggaattaccaaagttatgctggactcggcatacttatgccttatgggcagacttggcataagtatgccgggtccggcataactttggtaattccttcacaagtttatgccagatccggcataaaagtttgcccgttaaaagtatgccccaaacggcataaacttgttaaggaattaccaaacgtATGCCGatcccggcatacttatgccggtcccggcatacttatgccttatgggcagacttggcataagtatgccgggtccggcatcaaagtttgcccattaaaagtatgccaccaccggatgagggtacctaggaagaatttcattgtcctccttccaatattattacagaactaaaaggcttcatggtaaaaactttgtgcgtggcctcttccactcatcgtcatgcaaatgctgtcaacaattatcatagtgttaatacTCATAAAAAAATAGGCTTAGATATAATGGAACAAAATCACGACAACTACTCTTTTCTAAGACTACCCCATAATATATTGACAAGAGcagttataatatatccaatacaggaaatgtagcaaagaaagtctttaggccacattgacacaaaaaccacttgaattttaatagagcattttgatgtcacaaaatctgtaaaaagttgacatgagatctcaaagttatgtcggacccggcataaacttatgaaggaattaccaaagttatgccggacccggcatacttatgccaagtctgcccataaggcatgagtatgccggatccggcatacacgcgacccaaaccttgccttgcaattttcttttttaatttatgcttgaacgggggttcgaactcagaacctcatgatttctgcgtgaacgctcagtgttgcaatgcgaagggcaaaaattaaagaccagcaatatgaggggcgtaatttaaagatcacaaatacgagaggcaaaatttaaagaccaccccaaaagaagggcaattcgcgcaaaaaaatgaaagtTACTTAGGCTGAAATGGATTAAAAATGGGTTGGTTGGGTCATGACTCGCCCAGCTTGACCCAATTTTTTTGAAGGctctattttctagaaaaacattTTCGTGGAAAAATATTTTTGCggatttttgaaaaatatttttgagcaAAACATTTTCCATGTTAAATATTTTCGAGCAaaacatttttcgtgaaaaatatttcgcttcatatcaaacacactacaaacttataagatacataatacaagaaaagtgtataaataaataaaaaatgagtAAACTCAAGCAATAAACCCACTTAAAAACGGGCTAGAATTAGGCCAGTATTGAGCTAAGTTAGAAATCACTTTAAAATGGATATGTTGGGTTGAGCTAGAATCAGCCCTGTGTGAAATTATCTTGAGCCAACCCATAAAAATTTGGGCGGGTTGGGCGAGCAATCACCTTTTGAgccaaatttgacacccctacCCAGTTCTAACATAGATGAAATGAGATTGTTGAACGATAGAACAATAACAATACCTATAGTATTGAGATATCCTCAATAATACAATTACAAGGATGGTAGACTCTGTTAATTTTCTCTGTTGAAGAAAAAGAGTACATCCTTCTACTACTAGGAACTATACTCGTTAGTTTATCATTAGTTTAGCAGCCAGAAAAAATTAGCAGAAATCAAAATTTATAATATTAGTCAAAACTCATAATCCACTAGGATTTAATCTGCCTGAGAACTCGATAAAGAAAAATGAACAAGAAGATTTGCAATTTATCCCGACGTTTAATGGCGCTTCTTACCAGGACCACCCTTGTTCTTCTTGCCCTTGTTCTTTTTACCACCCTTTCTCTTCTTCCCTTTATTACCAGAAGAAAAAGACTCTTTCGCACCAGATGATGATGCTTTAGATGCAGAAGGTTTTAACAATTCTTTAACATCAAGCACCCCATTCCTGAAGTGACCTTCAGTTGATTTCAGCACCCTATCCTCAGGTCTGCGCCTTCCTGCTGATTTTCTTGAACTACTAGCATTGCTTCCCCCGAATCGTCCAAGTATCAAATTCTGCAAGCCAAGTAAGTTAGCAACTTATATTAAAGGGAATTTTGAGTAAGGCAACTCGAAAGGAAGTTGAGTTTTCAACCTCTTCTTGCATTTTCTCCTCCCTTTCCTTCTGTTTCTTCATCATTACTCGTGCTACACTTAGTGGTAACCTCTGCTTCTTCTGAGGCTGCCGCAATTAACAGGAATACTATTAACAGATGAAATAATATTACaatatttatcaaaaaaaaattgcAGAGAATATTACAGCAACcaatgttattattcataaagtTTGTGCCTCACCTTCCCACCAAGAGAAACTACTTTCTTGTTTTCCAACTCCTTTTTTTCCCTCCATGTCATATGGGCAGAGCCTGAAAATAGGACAGAAAACCTAGTCAGTGCCAACCTATCCAAGAAAATCAAGCACTAAATCTGTTCTCATAAGACAGCATCAGAATCAACATCAACTGAAGTACATATTAACACCATGCAATACATGAAAAGGGTCCGGGTATGTAAAAAAGTGAAAGCTACGCGAGCTCGATTATCATCCCTCTTAGACTACCACATAAATTACAAAGTAAAGATTACCATATTTTACAATAGCTCCTCCCATCAGCACACTGTTAAAATCCAGATACAACTAGGATAAAAATCAAACAGAatgattggaaaaaaaaaaattcaaacagcCAAGTTTCGATTTTTGTCATGCTTAGAAAACTCTTAGCTAGGAAAAAATGCTATATTCTACGAGACTTGTAAAGTACACCCAGTTCAACTGGAAATCTAAATGTGATGAACCTGTTGCATTTAATCAGGTTAAGGTACTGCTATGGGCTATGGCTAAGACAGAGACTTACATAGGAAGCTGCCAAAGTCACAAGAAAAAGAATATGCTTTGGCAGTGGAAAGATTGATATGCGTTTGAATGCcttcgcggggggggggggggggggggggggtaaggtaTAAACCAAGGAAGACTGACACAAAAATGCAAGTTTACCAACTTCAATACCACGGTGCATTGGAACCTTTTCCCAAATAAGTTGCATGGGCTACCTTCCGTACAAGATTGTGGATATCATTCTTCCCCGATATGTGCACAACGAAAATGCGTATAATTTCAGTTGTTTTGTCTATGAAGGATAAACTTTATACAATTAGTAGAGAGGTTTATTATGCATTACTTTCATTGTATGAgggttgtgggatttcactgggttgttgttgattttgttgttgttgttgtactttcATTGTGCGATCAACCTGATGATTAAACCATGATGTTCAATGAATGGTTTGGGTTTTAAACATTCGAACATGTTCAATGAATGGTTTGGGTTTTAAACATTCGAACAGTTGTCTACGTCTATGATGAAAAAAGAACAATAAAAGCAATACACGGCCAGTGAACCCGTGTTATCAATAGTCAAATCTAGAACCCCAGCATTGCTTTCTTCAGTAAAAATGACTATTTATATTGCACCGTCCAATTCTATCACCCTGTCCCTGTGTTCGGAAGTTGAAGTCTATGGAGAAGGAACAACTAAAGGCAGCGCTTTAAACATTGTCACTAACTAATGAGTTAAGAGTAGGAAAGCTAATTAATAGTCATTTAGTTTGTCGATTAGTGGATATTTTGTTATATATAAAATGTACTACGTTAGCTTCACTTTCACCACTAAGTTAGCTCACTAATGGGAATATTTACACTCTCTTTCTCTCGTTTTCTCCTGAAAATTTTCCTCTCATCTAGCTTTTTATTTTTTCTGGATAAAGTAAGACTCTcagtaaacaacaacaacaacatacccagttggatcccacaacgtgaggtctggggagggtaaagtgtacgcagaccttacccccccggaaggttgtttccgaaagaccctcggctcaaaagaaaacaaaggtaacaagggaaaagagtcagatacggacaagcaaatcaaaaccatgtgaaaccctcctatcaccggtcatgtcctcggtaagctggagtaACGCCATGTCCTgccgaatcacctctccccaagcCTTCTTTAGCCTACCCCTCCCTCTCTTCAGGCCCACCACAGccatcctctcacacctcctcactggcgcATCTCCGCTGCACATGGCCGAACCACCTCAACCTCCCTTCCCGCGTCTTATCCACCACAGGGGCCACACCAACCTTATCCCGAATCACTTCATTCCGAATCCTATCTCT from Lycium barbarum isolate Lr01 chromosome 10, ASM1917538v2, whole genome shotgun sequence includes:
- the LOC132614419 gene encoding uncharacterized protein LOC132614419; the encoded protein is MDMKEAKMDFKSILKEVEYLGSAHMTWREKKELENKKVVSLGGKPQKKQRLPLSVARVMMKKQKEREEKMQEENLILGRFGGSNASSSRKSAGRRRPEDRVLKSTEGHFRNGVLDVKELLKPSASKASSSGAKESFSSGNKGKKRKGGKKNKGKKNKGGPGKKRH